The following proteins are co-located in the Myroides profundi genome:
- a CDS encoding DUF262 domain-containing protein: MNIITFEEVFRGKVFRIPDYQRGYSWTKKELEELWGDLNNTHHNRNAFHFTGILTVTDFSKFDTECIRREGFVVRGGKLVIEGDSYEGFNIVDGQQRLTTILILLSELVMALEDSPLKQRLTEYYFKVKEADGYRYIFGYHVDVPSHNYLIREIFNDTDYEAEETETLYTHNLSFAKAFFSERIKDFTQVELVFWIEKLTKHLLFSILNLNESKERPLDVSMVFETLNFRGKQLSSLERLKNRVLYIVSKQLTVASTIDRSRKKVNQSWLEVYKWLGRNPTQAMDDDAFLKAFWLLYFSHSKMVSTDFKSYQKHLFTIDFQLDQQEMGSVNYADYSELTQWLESMRKAVALWYFINNPYAVDTDEDFVYMITPAIQKSLLRLSNFPRGYGKYMLNLVLAVLMRDLPVKEDHGLSDFELQERLVSIERLFFAMERHNIMCFLLQGNNSTLNVEDTFRDINFYYLRGRAHNNEYLFNVLMESRVEHFRWKEVIRHIHKGGRFKTWAGLDYFLKGIEESMGGLLEQTEPKVYLVYPEEDDYEVRSTYKDINTMQKVNRDRYSHSIGNMFLAYNRYEANPFDKIQHKVQNAVKHEYRVSKLELDLLEYPNWTKENIEARGRKMMEAFIEHWELPMIQETEMKRLLLDEV; the protein is encoded by the coding sequence ATGAACATTATCACTTTCGAAGAAGTATTTAGAGGTAAAGTCTTTCGTATTCCTGATTATCAGAGAGGTTACTCGTGGACGAAGAAGGAGTTAGAAGAATTGTGGGGAGATTTGAACAATACTCATCACAACCGCAATGCTTTTCATTTTACGGGTATTCTTACGGTGACTGACTTCAGCAAGTTTGATACCGAATGTATTAGACGCGAAGGGTTTGTGGTAAGAGGAGGAAAGTTAGTGATAGAAGGAGATAGCTATGAAGGCTTTAATATTGTAGATGGGCAACAACGTCTGACTACGATATTAATATTGTTATCAGAATTGGTGATGGCACTGGAGGATAGCCCACTCAAACAACGACTTACAGAATACTATTTTAAGGTTAAAGAAGCAGATGGTTATCGCTATATTTTTGGGTACCACGTAGATGTGCCTTCTCATAATTATTTAATCAGAGAGATATTTAACGATACTGATTATGAGGCAGAAGAGACCGAAACCTTATACACGCATAATTTATCTTTCGCAAAAGCATTCTTTAGTGAGCGAATTAAAGACTTTACACAAGTTGAGTTGGTTTTTTGGATAGAGAAGCTGACTAAGCACCTATTGTTTTCGATATTAAACTTAAATGAGTCTAAGGAGCGCCCATTAGACGTGTCTATGGTATTCGAGACGCTAAATTTTAGAGGGAAACAATTATCAAGTTTAGAACGTCTGAAGAATAGAGTGCTTTATATCGTCTCTAAGCAATTGACAGTTGCGAGTACGATAGATCGCAGTCGTAAGAAAGTTAATCAGAGTTGGTTAGAAGTGTATAAATGGCTGGGGCGAAACCCTACACAGGCCATGGATGACGATGCTTTTTTGAAAGCGTTTTGGTTGTTGTACTTCTCTCATTCTAAGATGGTATCTACAGATTTTAAGTCTTATCAGAAGCATTTGTTTACCATCGACTTTCAGCTAGATCAACAGGAGATGGGAAGCGTGAATTACGCTGATTATAGTGAACTTACCCAATGGCTAGAAAGTATGCGCAAGGCTGTAGCGCTGTGGTATTTTATTAATAATCCTTATGCTGTAGACACAGATGAAGACTTTGTGTATATGATTACTCCTGCGATACAGAAGTCATTACTAAGACTGTCTAATTTCCCTAGAGGATACGGTAAGTATATGCTTAACCTAGTATTGGCTGTATTGATGAGAGATTTGCCTGTGAAGGAAGATCATGGACTATCAGACTTTGAACTACAAGAACGTTTGGTTAGTATAGAGCGTTTGTTCTTTGCGATGGAACGCCATAATATCATGTGCTTTTTACTACAGGGAAACAACTCTACGCTAAATGTAGAGGATACTTTCAGAGATATTAATTTTTACTATCTACGTGGACGTGCGCATAATAATGAATACTTGTTCAATGTGTTGATGGAGAGTAGAGTAGAGCACTTCCGATGGAAAGAGGTGATTCGTCATATCCATAAGGGAGGACGATTTAAGACTTGGGCAGGGTTAGACTATTTCTTAAAAGGCATAGAAGAGAGTATGGGAGGTTTATTAGAACAGACCGAGCCTAAAGTGTACTTAGTCTATCCAGAGGAAGATGATTATGAAGTAAGAAGTACGTATAAGGATATTAATACTATGCAAAAGGTCAATCGTGACCGTTATAGCCATTCGATAGGGAATATGTTTTTAGCATATAACCGCTATGAAGCGAACCCTTTTGACAAGATACAACACAAGGTACAGAATGCTGTAAAGCATGAGTATCGAGTAAGTAAGTTAGAGTTAGACCTTTTAGAATACCCTAATTGGACGAAGGAAAATATTGAAGCGAGAGGACGTAAGATGATGGAGGCTTTCATTGAACACTGGGAATTACCAATGATTCAAGAGACAGAGATGAAGAGATTGTTACTAGATGAAGTGTGA
- a CDS encoding four helix bundle protein: MSFVSVYQRDAMLIKSLELKLTIYKLTLENFKEDHLGAIAKMREISGMISLYIGLGLKSQIEEDFVCYLDDISHCCMTLEKQILLCGQLGFLINEDIVSLLDLKNIIFDFVGKQLFESRTANYYRLLHYRFT; this comes from the coding sequence ATGAGCTTTGTGAGTGTATATCAGCGAGATGCGATGTTGATTAAATCATTAGAACTAAAGTTAACAATCTATAAACTAACCTTAGAGAACTTTAAAGAGGATCATCTAGGAGCGATCGCTAAGATGAGAGAGATTAGTGGGATGATTTCTTTGTATATCGGTTTGGGATTAAAGAGTCAGATAGAAGAAGATTTTGTTTGTTACTTAGACGATATCTCTCACTGCTGTATGACTTTAGAGAAACAGATTTTGCTCTGTGGGCAGTTAGGATTTTTAATCAATGAAGACATCGTATCCTTATTAGATTTAAAGAATATCATTTTCGATTTTGTAGGAAAACAGTTGTTCGAAAGTAGAACAGCGAACTACTATAGGCTGTTACACTATCGATTTACCTAA
- a CDS encoding virulence RhuM family protein — MKEESNVSNFLFYQNKEGKTSVQVIVDSNQETIWASQKTMSEIFGVDRSVITKHIANVLKDGELEEDSVCANFAHTASDGKKYKTNFYNLDMILSVGYRVNSVQATQFRKWANGVLREYLIKGFALDDERLKQGQQLFGKDYFEELVERIREIRSSERLFYQKITDIYATSIDYDPKSKVTQEFYAIVQNKLHWAIHNHTAAELIKKRANSNQKNMGLTSWKNEKQGGKILKSDVVVAKNYLNIEELTELNRVVSMYLDFAENMAKRQKAMKMADWIDRLDAFLSFNEYDVLKDAGKVSAMVAKQMAEVEYNKYRTVQDYEYMSDFDRFVEESRLSYGIRNYNEEHQ; from the coding sequence ATGAAAGAAGAGAGCAACGTTTCGAATTTTCTGTTTTATCAGAATAAAGAAGGTAAAACAAGTGTTCAAGTTATAGTTGATAGTAATCAAGAGACTATTTGGGCGTCACAAAAGACAATGAGTGAGATATTCGGTGTAGATAGAAGTGTTATCACAAAGCATATTGCTAATGTATTAAAAGACGGTGAATTAGAAGAGGATTCAGTATGTGCAAATTTTGCACATACTGCCTCTGATGGTAAAAAATATAAGACTAACTTCTATAATTTAGATATGATACTATCTGTGGGGTATAGGGTTAATTCTGTACAGGCAACACAATTTAGAAAGTGGGCTAATGGAGTATTGAGGGAGTACTTGATAAAAGGGTTTGCGTTAGATGATGAGCGCTTAAAGCAAGGACAACAATTATTCGGCAAAGACTATTTTGAGGAATTAGTAGAACGTATTCGTGAGATACGTAGTAGTGAACGTCTTTTTTATCAGAAGATTACAGATATTTATGCAACATCTATTGACTATGATCCTAAATCGAAAGTTACTCAAGAGTTTTATGCAATAGTGCAGAATAAATTACATTGGGCGATTCACAATCATACAGCTGCCGAATTAATAAAGAAAAGAGCTAATTCGAATCAGAAGAATATGGGATTGACATCTTGGAAGAATGAGAAACAAGGAGGAAAGATCCTGAAGAGTGATGTAGTAGTGGCTAAAAACTATTTGAATATAGAGGAATTGACAGAGTTGAATAGAGTAGTATCAATGTATTTGGATTTTGCAGAGAATATGGCTAAACGCCAAAAAGCAATGAAAATGGCTGACTGGATAGATCGATTAGATGCGTTCTTATCTTTTAATGAATATGATGTGCTCAAGGACGCAGGCAAAGTCTCAGCGATGGTAGCGAAGCAGATGGCAGAAGTAGAGTATAACAAATACCGTACAGTACAAGATTATGAGTATATGTCTGATTTTGATCGATTCGTAGAAGAATCAAGACTATCTTATGGGATAAGGAATTATAATGAAGAACATCAGTAG
- a CDS encoding HAD family hydrolase, giving the protein MSKDIQVIAFDADDTLWNNEIYYQETEHAFCELLKDYLPAAEVSKALFATEMRNLDRYGFGAKSFLLSLLETGAQITGAQMTDVLMHRILGLGHELIDKPITLLDGVEETLDQLNGNYKLVLATKGDLLDQERKLKNSSLSKYFDHVEVMSDKQILDYGNLVSKLSCQPQEFMMVGNSVKSDIIPVLELGGAALHVPFHVTWAHEVVEEELVYENYRQLKNIREVVDYLKS; this is encoded by the coding sequence ATGAGTAAAGATATACAGGTCATAGCATTTGATGCAGATGATACACTTTGGAATAATGAGATATACTACCAAGAGACAGAGCACGCTTTTTGTGAGCTTCTAAAAGATTATTTACCAGCAGCAGAAGTGTCTAAAGCCCTTTTTGCAACAGAGATGCGAAATCTAGACCGATATGGTTTCGGAGCGAAGAGTTTTTTATTGAGTTTATTAGAGACGGGAGCTCAGATTACAGGAGCTCAAATGACAGATGTATTAATGCACCGCATCTTGGGGTTGGGACATGAACTGATCGATAAGCCGATCACTCTTTTAGATGGAGTAGAGGAAACACTAGATCAACTAAATGGCAACTATAAGCTAGTACTAGCGACTAAAGGTGATTTATTAGATCAAGAGCGAAAACTAAAGAATTCTTCCCTATCTAAGTATTTTGACCATGTAGAGGTGATGAGTGATAAGCAGATATTGGATTATGGAAATTTAGTAAGCAAGCTATCTTGTCAACCTCAGGAGTTTATGATGGTAGGAAATTCAGTTAAGTCTGATATTATCCCAGTTTTAGAACTTGGAGGGGCGGCACTACACGTTCCTTTTCATGTGACTTGGGCACACGAAGTCGTAGAGGAAGAGCTAGTTTATGAAAACTATAGACAGTTAAAGAACATCAGAGAAGTAGTAGACTACTTGAAATCATAG
- a CDS encoding membrane protein, which translates to MMNLAHKPTVYHYILAFVFILLMVCGAVYFQDPEIVLPEIAALAVGLWVFQEKAWLRQPDKIFILPSLTALMGFGLNMLAIPYISKLLIVLLLMLVLMKVINYSLPPALATGFLPIVTNAHAWSFIYAILVTTFVLMIVVYALDLNKGIDSKGKVNTKMMYPYLLINLLWMVVAYYSGNQQMAVIPPIAVVLYESLNMKMYSLKIMVKQIAILTLAISIGVVLYQYIENWLVLAFLLLIMMYGLSQLFQMRVPAVYAFPFLVYVFPAEKVMSLPIATFVVATFSFGAVYIYRTYLSTKVTTQPVDE; encoded by the coding sequence ATGATGAACTTAGCACATAAACCAACTGTATATCACTATATTTTAGCATTTGTATTCATACTACTGATGGTGTGTGGAGCAGTGTATTTTCAGGATCCAGAGATTGTATTACCAGAGATAGCAGCGCTAGCTGTGGGGCTATGGGTATTCCAAGAAAAAGCATGGCTGAGACAGCCTGATAAGATATTTATTCTTCCTTCACTAACAGCGTTAATGGGGTTTGGGCTAAATATGTTAGCTATTCCTTATATCTCTAAGCTGTTAATTGTATTGCTACTGATGTTAGTACTGATGAAAGTAATTAATTATAGTTTGCCTCCTGCATTAGCTACAGGTTTTCTTCCTATTGTGACTAATGCTCATGCGTGGTCATTTATCTATGCCATATTGGTAACTACTTTTGTCTTGATGATTGTGGTGTATGCACTAGATTTAAATAAAGGGATTGACTCAAAAGGGAAGGTCAATACGAAAATGATGTATCCCTATCTCTTGATTAATCTACTGTGGATGGTAGTAGCTTATTATTCAGGTAACCAGCAGATGGCGGTTATCCCTCCTATAGCAGTAGTACTATACGAATCTTTAAATATGAAGATGTATTCACTGAAGATTATGGTTAAGCAAATCGCTATTCTTACATTAGCTATTAGTATAGGAGTGGTATTATATCAGTATATCGAGAATTGGTTGGTGCTCGCGTTTCTATTGTTGATCATGATGTATGGTTTGTCTCAACTATTTCAGATGCGAGTGCCTGCAGTATATGCGTTTCCATTTTTAGTTTATGTATTTCCAGCAGAGAAGGTGATGAGTTTGCCTATCGCTACTTTTGTTGTAGCAACATTTTCATTTGGAGCAGTTTATATTTATAGAACATACTTATCTACTAAGGTAACAACTCAGCCTGTAGACGAATAA